One region of Vigna angularis cultivar LongXiaoDou No.4 chromosome 10, ASM1680809v1, whole genome shotgun sequence genomic DNA includes:
- the LOC108335270 gene encoding peptidyl-prolyl cis-trans isomerase CYP21-4 — MGRIKPHVLLQQSKRKKGPSRISATTIIVCTLIIVMLMYFMFYRHWSNRTRLQPESYISVSEDENTLVESKKSDLPGYAVVITSKGSIIVELYKESAPEVVDEFIDLCQKGHFKGMLFHQVIKHYVIQAGHNKGPGATEDWNLLGKKYASMRHEAFMLGTSKGNYFNKGFDLFITTAPIPDLSEKLIVFGRVIKGEDIVQEIEEVDTDEHYQPKISIGILDVALKEMV; from the exons ATGGGGAGGATCAAACCTCATGTTCTGCTACAGCAAAGCAAAAGGAAGAAGGGACCTTCTCGCATAAGTGCCACAACTATTATAGTCTGTACATTGATTATTGTCATGCTTATGTATTTCATGTTTTATAGACACTGGTCCAACAG GACGAGACTTCAACCAGAGAGCTACATTTCAGTCTCTGAG GATGAAAATACACTTGTGGAATCCAAAAAATCTGATCTACCTGGATATGCG GTAGTAATTACCTCTAAAGGCTCTATTATAGTAGAACTTTACAAGGAAAGTGCCCCTGAAGTTGTTGATGAATTCATAGATTTATG TCAAAAAGGGCACTTCAAGGGAATGCTTTTTCACCAAGTAATTAAGCACTATGTAATTCAGGCTGGTCATAACAAAGGGCCCGGAGCTACTGAAGATTGGAACTTGTTAGGAAAGAAATATGCAag TATGAGACATGAAGCATTCATGCTTGGAACTTCGAAGGGTAATTACTTCAACAAAGGATTTGATCTTTTCATCACAACTGCACCAATACCAGATCTAAGTGAAAAGCTTATTGTGTTTGGCCGAGTCATCAAGGGAGAGGATATTGTTCAG GAAATTGAAGAAGTGGATACAGATGAACATTACCAACCAAAAATTTCTATTGGGATACTTGATGTGGCTCTTAAAGAGATGGTGTGA
- the LOC108334997 gene encoding uncharacterized protein LOC108334997, with amino-acid sequence MSEPNLPPPDPTFYPSSMAREYRKGNWTLQETLILITAKKLDDERRLKAPSSSSSPSSNRNSGELRWKWVENYCWSHGCLRSQNQCNDKWDNLLRDYKKVRDYEATKSSSSSSHLSNNNQFQFQSYWTMEKHQRKEHKLPSNMLLQVYQAVTQVLQKKSHTSQLHHHHQHHFVNVVHSPPQEHPQVTPLLTSTSQPLSQTTPAASQPLLLLPPPSLPPRPVDSTTPPVSEGSESSGTECKNDDENSESKRRKFEQKLGSSIMRSASELAQALRSCEEKKEKRHQEMMELHRRGLHIEETRNQVNQQGITNLVSAVTNLTGVIQSFITMNKDHGAGNADDHACSS; translated from the exons ATGTCTGAACCAAACTTACCTCCACCTGACCCAACCTTCTACCCTTCTTCCATGGCTCGTGAGTACCGCAAGGGTAACTGGACCCTCCAAGAAACTCTCATCCTCATCACAGCCAAGAAGCTCGACGACGAACGCAGGCTCAAAgcaccttcttcttcctcttctccctcTTCCAACAGAAACAGCGGCGAACTAAGGTGGAAGTGGGTGGAGAACTACTGCTGGAGCCACGGCTGCTTGAGGAGCCAGAACCAGTGCAACGACAAATGGGACAACCTCTTACGCGACTACAAGAAGGTTCGAGACTACGAGGCCACCAAatcctcctcctcctcatcgCATCTTTCAAACAACAACCAGTTTCAGTTCCAATCTTACTGGACCATGGAAAAACACCAACGTAAGGAACACAAACTACCCTCCAACATGCTCCTCCAAGTCTACCAAGCTGTCACGCAAGTGTTGCAGAAGAAATCCCACACTTCacaacttcatcatcaccaccaaCACCATTTCGTTAACGTTGTCCATTCACCACCACAGGAACATCCACAAGTTACGCCATTGCTAACTTCAACCTCACAGCCACTCTCCCAGACAACTCCGGCGGCTTCTCAACCACTGCTGTTATTGCCACCACCGTCTCTTCCACCACGCCCGGTTGACTCCACTACTCCACCAGTTTCAG AGGGATCAGAATCAAGTGGCACAGAATGCAAAAACGATGACGAAAACTCAGAATCGAAACGCAGGAAATTTGAGCAGAAGCTTGGATCAAGCATCATGCGCAGTGCATCAGAGTTGGCACAAGCTCTTAGGAGCTGtgaggagaagaaggagaagaggcaCCAAGAGATGATGGAGCTTCATCGGCGAGGGCTTCACATTGAAGAAACACGTAACCAAGTGAACCAGCAAGGAATCACCAACCTTGTTTCTGCAGTAACCAACCTCACTGGTGTCATTCAATCATTCATCACCATGAACAAAGATCATGGTGCTGGAAATGCTGATGATCATGCATGTTCTTCCTAA